A single window of Streptomyces aquilus DNA harbors:
- a CDS encoding carbohydrate ABC transporter permease, with amino-acid sequence MTTLDTTVRAKRSLASRVASSAAGGALRIFLICIALVWLVPTFGLLVSSFRDPTDIAASGWWKVFSAPGQLTAHSYETLLKNETITDSLFNTVWITVPATLLVVLIGAMAGYAFAWMDFKGRDTWFMVVVGLLVVPVQVALIPLTVLFRELGIFGDIIAAVLFHVGFGLPFAIFLLRNFFAEIPRELLEAARLDGAGEARLFATVVLPLAAPALASLGIFQFLWVWNDMLVALVFTNADSQPLTVALQQQVRQFGSNIEILATGAFISMVIPLIVFFAFQRQFVSGVMAGAVK; translated from the coding sequence GTGACCACTCTCGACACGACCGTGCGCGCCAAGCGTTCCCTCGCCTCCCGGGTGGCGAGTTCGGCGGCCGGCGGCGCTCTGCGGATCTTCCTGATCTGTATCGCGCTGGTCTGGCTGGTGCCGACCTTCGGGCTGCTGGTCTCGTCGTTCCGCGACCCGACCGACATCGCCGCCTCCGGCTGGTGGAAGGTGTTCAGCGCACCGGGCCAGCTGACCGCGCACAGCTACGAGACCCTCCTGAAGAACGAGACGATCACCGACTCCCTGTTCAACACCGTGTGGATCACGGTCCCGGCGACCCTGCTGGTGGTGCTCATCGGCGCGATGGCGGGCTACGCCTTCGCGTGGATGGACTTCAAGGGCCGCGACACCTGGTTCATGGTCGTGGTGGGGCTGCTGGTGGTGCCGGTGCAGGTGGCGCTGATCCCGCTGACGGTGCTGTTCCGGGAGCTCGGGATCTTCGGCGACATCATCGCCGCGGTCCTCTTCCACGTCGGCTTCGGACTGCCGTTCGCGATCTTCCTGTTGCGCAACTTCTTCGCGGAGATCCCGAGGGAGCTCCTGGAGGCGGCGCGCCTGGACGGGGCGGGCGAGGCGCGGCTGTTCGCCACCGTCGTCCTGCCCCTCGCCGCACCCGCGCTCGCCTCGCTGGGCATCTTCCAGTTCCTGTGGGTGTGGAACGACATGCTGGTGGCGCTGGTGTTCACCAACGCCGACTCGCAGCCGCTGACGGTCGCCCTCCAGCAGCAGGTACGGCAGTTCGGCAGCAACATCGAGATCCTGGCGACCGGCGCCTTCATCTCGATGGTCATCCCGCTGATCGTGTTCTTCGCGTTCCAGCGGCAGTTCGTGTCCGGCGTCATGGCGGGCGCGGTCAAGTAG
- a CDS encoding ABC transporter substrate-binding protein, translated as MRSTSTYRTRRAAATAAALLAGALVLTACGGDDDKASDDESKGTGTDTSVTLPKLDGQTLEVAAVWTGAEQENFTQVLKEFTKRTGAKVKFVPTGNNTSTFLGAKIEGGQPPDVAFLPQVGVLKQFAQKNWLKPLGAEAKAQLDKNFSQGWRDLGAVDGRQYGVYAKAANKSLIWYNTAAFEAAGITETPKTWKEFISTAQTLSDAGSPAVSVGGADGWTLTDWFENVYLSQAGPEKYDQLAQHKIKWTDPSVKQALTTLAELWGKDELLAGGRKGALDTEFPKSVTQAFTGDTPAAMVFEGDFVTANINADTKAKVGTDAKVFPFPAVGADSPVVSGGDVAVALKDGKGAQALLTFLASTDAAEIWAAQGGILSPNKEMDQSKYKDDVTRQIAKALIDAGDDFRFDMSDQAPAAFGGTQGTGEWKDLQDFLSNPGDVAGAQQKLEADAAKAYGSS; from the coding sequence ATGCGCAGCACGAGCACATACCGGACACGTAGGGCCGCGGCGACGGCAGCCGCCCTCCTCGCGGGAGCCCTCGTGCTCACCGCGTGCGGCGGAGACGACGACAAGGCAAGCGACGACGAAAGCAAGGGCACGGGGACCGACACCTCCGTCACCCTCCCCAAGCTCGACGGCCAGACCCTGGAGGTCGCCGCCGTCTGGACCGGAGCCGAACAGGAGAACTTCACCCAGGTCCTGAAGGAGTTCACCAAGCGCACCGGCGCGAAGGTGAAGTTCGTACCGACCGGCAACAACACCTCCACCTTCCTCGGCGCCAAGATCGAGGGCGGTCAGCCGCCGGACGTGGCGTTCCTGCCGCAGGTCGGCGTGTTGAAGCAGTTCGCGCAGAAGAACTGGCTCAAGCCCCTCGGGGCGGAGGCCAAGGCCCAGTTGGACAAGAACTTCTCGCAGGGGTGGCGGGATCTCGGGGCGGTCGACGGCCGGCAGTACGGCGTGTACGCGAAGGCCGCCAACAAGTCCCTGATCTGGTACAACACCGCGGCCTTCGAGGCGGCCGGGATCACGGAGACGCCGAAGACGTGGAAGGAGTTCATCTCCACCGCGCAGACGCTCTCCGACGCCGGTTCGCCCGCCGTGTCGGTCGGCGGCGCCGACGGCTGGACGCTCACGGACTGGTTCGAGAACGTCTATCTGTCCCAGGCGGGGCCGGAGAAGTACGACCAGCTCGCCCAGCACAAGATCAAGTGGACGGACCCGTCCGTCAAGCAGGCCCTCACCACGCTCGCCGAGCTGTGGGGCAAGGACGAGCTGCTCGCGGGCGGCCGCAAGGGCGCGCTGGACACGGAGTTCCCGAAGTCGGTCACCCAGGCCTTCACCGGTGACACCCCGGCCGCGATGGTCTTCGAGGGCGACTTCGTGACCGCGAACATCAACGCCGACACCAAGGCGAAGGTGGGCACGGACGCCAAGGTCTTCCCGTTCCCGGCGGTGGGCGCCGACTCCCCCGTGGTCAGCGGCGGTGACGTGGCCGTGGCGCTGAAGGACGGCAAGGGCGCGCAGGCGCTGCTGACGTTCCTCGCCTCGACGGACGCGGCCGAGATCTGGGCGGCGCAGGGCGGCATCCTCTCCCCCAACAAGGAGATGGACCAGAGCAAGTACAAGGACGACGTGACCCGGCAGATCGCCAAGGCGCTGATCGACGCCGGTGACGACTTCCGGTTCGACATGTCCGACCAGGCCCCGGCGGCCTTCGGCGGCACCCAGGGCACCGGCGAGTGGAAGGACCTCCAGGACTTCCTGAGCAACCCGGGCGATGTCGCGGGCGCCCAGCAAAAGCTGGAGGCCGACGCGGCCAAGGCCTACGGGTCGAGCTGA
- a CDS encoding carbohydrate ABC transporter permease yields MASVANSAEGAGALPTPSASPRKSVTRTRLWVAVLFLLPALVLLGALVVYPIGYSIWRSLYDADGSKFVGLGNYGDIFSNDATLTAVRNTAIWVAVAPAVVTALGLIFAVLTERVRWGTAFKLIVFMPMAISMLAAGIIFRLVYAADPDQGVANAVVTSVHDAFVDSSVYPKARPNAAVSDLKASGGGSFTSTGTVHAGTPALLPLVGIAPNRLPGSPEDAKAATGEGIDGTVWLDFKLGGGGTKGRIDPGEKALKGVKIEAVKDGEVVASTTSGADGTFHLPGEADGAQLRLPGSNFAAPYNGIDWLGPTLVTPAIIGAYVWMWAGFAMILIAAGLAGVDRNLLEAARVDGANEWQVFRKVTVPMLAPVLVVVLVTLMINVMKIFDLVYIIAPQPTMDDANVLALQLFQSSFGGGASYGIGSAIGVILLLLVLPVMWVNLRRLRKERER; encoded by the coding sequence ATGGCCTCGGTGGCGAACTCGGCAGAGGGCGCCGGCGCACTGCCGACGCCCTCCGCGTCTCCGCGCAAGAGCGTGACGCGGACCAGACTGTGGGTGGCGGTGCTGTTCCTGCTGCCCGCGCTGGTCCTGCTCGGCGCGCTCGTGGTCTACCCGATCGGGTACTCGATCTGGCGCAGTCTCTACGACGCCGACGGCTCGAAGTTCGTGGGTCTGGGCAACTACGGCGACATCTTCAGCAATGACGCGACCCTGACGGCCGTACGCAACACGGCGATCTGGGTCGCGGTCGCCCCGGCCGTGGTCACCGCGCTCGGCCTGATCTTCGCGGTGCTCACCGAACGGGTGCGCTGGGGCACGGCGTTCAAGCTGATCGTCTTCATGCCGATGGCGATCTCGATGCTGGCGGCGGGCATCATCTTCCGGCTGGTGTACGCGGCGGACCCGGACCAGGGCGTCGCGAACGCGGTGGTGACGAGCGTGCACGACGCGTTCGTGGACTCGTCCGTCTATCCGAAGGCCCGGCCGAACGCGGCGGTGAGCGACCTGAAGGCCTCGGGCGGGGGTTCGTTCACGTCGACCGGCACCGTGCACGCGGGCACCCCGGCTCTGCTGCCGCTGGTCGGCATCGCCCCGAACCGGCTCCCCGGCAGCCCCGAGGACGCCAAGGCGGCCACCGGCGAGGGCATCGACGGCACGGTGTGGCTGGACTTCAAGCTGGGCGGCGGTGGCACGAAGGGCCGGATCGATCCCGGTGAGAAGGCGTTGAAGGGCGTGAAGATCGAGGCCGTGAAGGACGGCGAGGTCGTCGCCTCGACGACGAGCGGCGCCGACGGCACCTTCCATCTGCCCGGCGAGGCGGACGGCGCCCAACTGCGGCTGCCCGGCTCGAACTTCGCGGCCCCCTACAACGGCATCGACTGGCTCGGCCCGACCCTGGTCACCCCGGCGATCATCGGGGCGTACGTGTGGATGTGGGCGGGCTTCGCGATGATCCTGATCGCGGCCGGCCTCGCGGGCGTGGACCGCAATCTGCTGGAGGCGGCCCGGGTGGACGGTGCCAACGAGTGGCAGGTGTTCAGAAAGGTCACGGTGCCGATGCTGGCGCCGGTCCTGGTCGTCGTCCTCGTCACCCTGATGATCAACGTGATGAAGATCTTCGACCTGGTCTACATCATCGCCCCGCAGCCCACCATGGACGACGCCAACGTGCTGGCGCTCCAGCTGTTCCAGTCGTCCTTCGGCGGCGGCGCGAGCTACGGCATCGGCAGCGCGATCGGCGTCATCCTGCTGCTGCTCGTCCTGCCGGTGATGTGGGTCAATCTGCGCCGGCTGCGGAAGGAGCGTGAGCGGTGA
- a CDS encoding organic hydroperoxide resistance protein: MDALYTAVATATHGREGRAVSNDGKIDLPLSIPVEMGGNGQGTNPEQLFAAGYAACFGSALGLVGRQAKVDVSDAAVTAEVGIGKQGEGFALQVTLRVELPDSVDEATGRKLVETAHQVCPYSNATRGNVEVELVIE; encoded by the coding sequence ATGGACGCGCTCTACACCGCTGTCGCCACCGCCACCCACGGCCGCGAGGGTCGCGCCGTCTCCAACGACGGCAAGATCGACCTCCCGCTGAGCATCCCGGTGGAGATGGGCGGCAACGGTCAGGGCACCAACCCCGAGCAGCTCTTCGCCGCCGGTTACGCCGCCTGCTTCGGCAGCGCCCTCGGTCTCGTCGGCCGTCAGGCCAAGGTCGACGTCAGCGACGCCGCGGTGACCGCCGAGGTCGGCATAGGCAAGCAGGGCGAGGGCTTCGCCCTCCAGGTGACGCTCCGCGTCGAGCTGCCCGACAGCGTCGACGAGGCCACCGGCCGCAAGCTCGTCGAGACCGCCCACCAGGTCTGCCCGTACTCCAACGCCACCCGCGGCAACGTCGAGGTCGAGCTCGTCATCGAGTAG
- a CDS encoding bifunctional glycosyltransferase/CDP-glycerol:glycerophosphate glycerophosphotransferase, translated as MPRFSVIVPAYQVQAYLHECLESVLSQSYPDLELIAVDDRSPDACGEIVDEFAARDPRVRPVHLAENRGPGPARNAGLAVATGDYVVFLDGDDTLTPDALRAISDRLKETGEPDVLVHDHAIVDWRGATARTAPALLLTEQGPAPFRLEDRPGLLRATTVVWDKVYRREFVEREGFRFPPGRYEDTPWTCPVLMTAETIATLDRVCVHHRQRRVTDTRDHFELFDQYDRLFAFLDQHPELGRWRPVLFRRMVDRLTAVFTDRHRLPRAARAEFLGRARDHYRRYRAPGHRVPLRARLRHTLVRLNLHRVYRALELAKRLSHRTTARTARLAGALRTASLRLHYRVQLRLPLHEDRAVFSAYGDRGHGGDPGALESAFRELAPHIRTAWIAAPEHHHTIPTATRRLRPGTAAYWTALARSKYLVGNAEFDPRLVKRPGQTVVQTRHGTPLKHMGLDLLEHPAAAQDMDVTALLDDVDKWDYVLSANRHSTLTWERVFPGGYTTLPYGSPRNDVFQRATSQDVRRLRERLGIPEGTVAILYAPTHRDYRRTQRATLDLDRVLRRLGPRFVVLARAHHRYEGPLAADSARVLDVTGHPSVESLCLASDALVTDYSSLMFDYAGLDRPIVIHATDDDYAAYEAARGTYFDLRSFPPGAVARSEDELIDIFATGHWRGSRSAQLRSAFRERFCPYDDGRAAERVVRRVVLGETELPPVVPLAERYPVPSAAAELGHSPLTTVPRPASPAAALTENI; from the coding sequence TTGCCCAGGTTCAGTGTCATCGTCCCCGCGTACCAGGTTCAGGCGTATCTGCACGAGTGTCTGGAGTCGGTGCTCTCCCAGTCGTACCCCGATCTGGAGCTGATCGCCGTCGACGACCGCTCGCCGGACGCCTGCGGGGAGATCGTCGACGAGTTCGCCGCCCGCGACCCCCGGGTGCGGCCGGTCCACCTCGCCGAGAACCGGGGGCCCGGCCCGGCGCGCAACGCCGGTCTCGCGGTGGCGACGGGTGACTACGTGGTGTTCCTCGACGGCGACGACACCCTCACCCCGGACGCGCTGCGGGCGATCTCCGACCGGCTGAAGGAGACGGGCGAGCCGGACGTGCTGGTCCACGACCACGCGATCGTCGACTGGCGAGGCGCAACCGCCCGGACGGCGCCGGCGCTCCTGCTCACCGAGCAGGGTCCGGCGCCGTTCCGCCTGGAGGACCGTCCCGGGCTGCTGCGGGCGACCACGGTGGTGTGGGACAAGGTGTACCGCCGGGAGTTCGTGGAGCGCGAGGGCTTCCGCTTCCCGCCGGGCCGCTACGAGGACACGCCCTGGACGTGTCCGGTCCTGATGACGGCGGAGACGATCGCGACGCTGGACCGGGTGTGTGTGCACCACCGGCAGCGGCGCGTCACCGACACCCGCGATCATTTCGAACTCTTCGACCAGTACGACCGGCTCTTCGCGTTCCTCGACCAGCACCCCGAACTCGGCCGGTGGCGGCCCGTGTTGTTCCGCCGCATGGTCGACCGGCTGACGGCGGTGTTCACCGACCGGCACCGGCTGCCGCGGGCCGCTCGCGCCGAGTTCCTGGGCCGGGCCCGCGACCACTACCGCCGCTACCGCGCCCCGGGCCACCGGGTGCCGTTGCGCGCACGCCTGCGCCACACCCTGGTCCGACTGAACCTGCACCGCGTCTACCGCGCGCTGGAGTTGGCCAAGAGGCTCAGCCACCGGACCACGGCCCGCACCGCCCGCCTGGCCGGCGCCCTGCGCACCGCGTCCCTCCGGCTCCACTATCGCGTCCAGCTTCGCCTCCCGCTGCACGAGGACCGCGCGGTCTTCTCGGCGTACGGGGACCGCGGCCACGGCGGCGACCCGGGCGCCCTGGAGTCGGCGTTCCGCGAGCTCGCCCCGCACATCCGCACCGCGTGGATCGCCGCCCCCGAGCACCATCACACGATCCCGACCGCCACCCGCCGGCTGCGCCCCGGCACCGCCGCCTACTGGACGGCGCTGGCCCGCTCCAAGTACCTCGTCGGCAACGCCGAGTTCGACCCCCGCCTGGTCAAGCGCCCCGGCCAGACCGTCGTCCAGACCCGACACGGCACGCCCCTCAAGCACATGGGCCTGGACCTCCTCGAACACCCCGCCGCCGCACAGGACATGGACGTCACGGCCCTCCTCGACGACGTCGACAAGTGGGACTACGTCCTGTCCGCCAACCGGCACTCCACCCTGACCTGGGAGCGCGTCTTCCCCGGCGGCTACACCACCCTTCCGTACGGCAGCCCCCGCAACGACGTGTTCCAGCGGGCCACTTCGCAGGACGTGCGACGGCTGCGCGAGCGGCTCGGCATCCCGGAGGGGACGGTCGCGATCCTGTACGCGCCGACCCACCGCGACTACCGCCGCACCCAGCGCGCCACTCTCGATCTCGACCGCGTCCTGCGCCGACTGGGCCCCCGCTTCGTCGTGCTGGCCCGCGCCCACCACCGTTACGAGGGTCCGCTCGCCGCCGACTCGGCCCGGGTCCTCGATGTCACCGGTCATCCGAGCGTGGAGTCCCTCTGCCTGGCCTCGGACGCCCTGGTCACCGACTACTCGTCCCTGATGTTCGACTACGCGGGCCTCGACCGGCCGATCGTGATCCACGCCACCGACGACGACTACGCGGCGTACGAGGCGGCCCGCGGCACCTACTTCGACCTGCGCTCCTTCCCGCCGGGCGCGGTCGCGCGCAGCGAGGACGAGCTGATCGACATCTTCGCCACCGGGCACTGGCGCGGTTCCCGCTCCGCCCAGCTGCGCTCGGCGTTCCGCGAGCGCTTCTGCCCGTACGACGACGGGCGCGCCGCCGAGCGGGTCGTACGCCGTGTCGTGCTGGGCGAGACGGAGCTGCCGCCGGTGGTGCCGCTCGCCGAGCGGTACCCGGTGCCGTCCGCGGCGGCGGAACTGGGGCACTCCCCGCTGACGACGGTGCCGCGGCCGGCGTCGCCCGCCGCCGCGCTCACCGAGAACATCTGA
- a CDS encoding MarR family winged helix-turn-helix transcriptional regulator, whose translation MTTPTSDWLRLDQQICFSLHAASRAFNGVYRVILKDLGLTYPQYLVMLVLWERGDLPVKKLGEHLRLDSGTLSPLLKRLEAAGLVRRERSARDERSVEVRLTDEGTALRESALQVPRRIAAATGFDVDEIRALRSRLDELTTALDAAALEEKA comes from the coding sequence ATGACCACGCCCACGAGCGACTGGCTCCGCCTCGACCAGCAGATCTGCTTCTCCCTGCACGCCGCGTCCCGCGCCTTCAACGGCGTCTACCGCGTGATCCTCAAGGACCTGGGGCTCACGTATCCCCAGTACCTGGTGATGCTGGTCCTGTGGGAGCGGGGCGACCTGCCGGTCAAGAAGCTGGGCGAGCACCTGCGCCTCGACTCCGGCACCCTCTCGCCGCTGCTCAAGCGGCTGGAGGCGGCCGGCCTGGTCCGCCGGGAGCGCAGCGCGCGCGACGAGCGGTCGGTGGAGGTACGGCTCACCGACGAGGGCACGGCCCTGCGTGAGTCCGCCCTCCAGGTGCCCCGCCGCATCGCCGCCGCGACCGGCTTCGACGTCGACGAGATCCGGGCCCTGCGGTCCCGGCTGGACGAGCTGACGACGGCACTGGACGCGGCGGCGCTGGAAGAGAAGGCCTGA
- a CDS encoding FHA domain-containing protein has product MQIRLTVVDPLAPPAEAARGRTPSRDVLVTAPAGTALAAITSALASAVSGDGAPGSGQPVLYAGAERLDAQRCTLGEPPLTDGAVLSLGAPSDPEPHPEVDDAPARLDVVAGPDAGGVHLLHGGRVEIGRSADADVPLDDPDVSRLHCAVTVAGDGRVSVADLDSTNGTVLDGTRVGTRPVRFPPGALLRIGESALRLAPPGGPGSRLRTAPDGEGHVRVPAPTDDEVATGGPTAPTGPTRRTTGTTGWATQGQGRTGAEEAVVPGQGGAPRIESEGALPYETRGKGSRRRVSGVADAARGGAGTGASGSAPAAARPDTGDSGGTHGGRLGAGDTRGGALEDPTAFGDPSGTGTPRGGEFGGARGNHSPSDPAQARGGTSADPARGGRTAASRAQGSPAQHGPSGAPAPHGSPSQHRPSGDDPSPGGVSRRGADSAEHARIDDAADLPDGGRRKGTPLRGTDVPQGLRKRGGLGAWARRLAGGRGEQSVATDRSEAYDEERADPVTEAVAGASQLPETWPDPAALLLTALGPGPRLWERGPGHPEALTARLGTADRAAPDGSGLLPAVPVTADLREVGSLGLAGPRARLAGLARAVLAQLAALHSPDTLEMVLLSADRSRPAAERAAEWSWLGWLPHLRPGHGQDCRLLLAYDREQATARTEELLRRLEDAPAPPPAVAPRRPSWAQDDDTADASGFAGPYTVLVVDGDPGGADVREAVARLALEGPRAGIHVLCLAETSPASPASPVTETYEAACTAAPTFRACGAVALLSGDVATALRLLRVARVTGDHASAGEPPAGPVGHGTVAAVDAVSPAWAERFARALAPLRTDGVGAERHARVSAPLPQMARLLDELGLARATPASLMARWAAAADDPEALGGRAWAVLGAGPRGPVGADLVADGPHLLIEGPAGSGRTELLRAVVASLAAAERPDRLSIVLMDGRDGVSAGAGHGEGLRVCTDVPHVTTHLAANDPVRMREFAQSLSAELKRRAELLGRSDFAEWHTGRELSGRMVAQRGAAGTGDLDSPPSSTMRLRPGAARQRTEPAPPLPRLVVVVDDLDALVSPPLGSPGRPSAGSVMRALEAVAREGERLGVHLVAAAASGGRTAESEPARRAPLRIVLDAVTAGPDEPAPGRGRLTWADGRTTAFQGGRVTGRIPRTATLRPTVVPLDWQRMGDPPTRRPVRELGNGPTDLALLASALERAAREVAATEVPSLL; this is encoded by the coding sequence ATGCAGATCCGGCTGACCGTCGTAGACCCGCTGGCCCCGCCCGCCGAGGCGGCCCGGGGCCGCACCCCGAGCCGCGACGTGCTGGTCACGGCCCCTGCGGGGACGGCCCTGGCGGCGATAACCTCCGCGCTCGCCTCCGCGGTCTCCGGCGACGGCGCCCCCGGCTCCGGCCAGCCCGTGCTCTACGCGGGTGCCGAGCGGCTCGACGCCCAGCGCTGCACCCTCGGCGAGCCCCCGCTGACCGACGGCGCGGTGCTGTCCCTCGGCGCCCCCAGCGACCCCGAGCCGCACCCCGAGGTCGACGACGCCCCGGCCCGCCTCGACGTGGTCGCCGGGCCCGACGCGGGCGGCGTCCATCTCCTGCACGGCGGCCGGGTCGAGATCGGCCGCTCCGCCGACGCCGACGTCCCGCTCGACGACCCGGACGTCTCCCGGCTGCACTGCGCGGTCACGGTCGCCGGCGACGGCCGCGTCTCGGTCGCCGACCTCGACTCCACGAACGGCACGGTCCTGGACGGCACCCGCGTGGGCACCCGTCCGGTCCGCTTCCCACCGGGCGCCCTCCTGCGCATCGGCGAGTCGGCGCTCCGCCTCGCGCCCCCCGGCGGCCCCGGCTCCCGGCTGCGCACGGCCCCGGACGGCGAAGGGCACGTACGCGTACCGGCGCCGACGGACGACGAGGTCGCGACCGGTGGCCCGACGGCCCCCACCGGCCCGACCCGGCGTACCACCGGCACGACCGGGTGGGCCACCCAGGGCCAGGGCCGCACCGGCGCCGAGGAGGCCGTCGTACCGGGCCAGGGCGGCGCGCCCCGGATCGAGAGCGAGGGGGCGCTGCCGTACGAGACGCGCGGCAAGGGCTCCCGACGCCGCGTGTCCGGCGTGGCGGACGCGGCACGCGGCGGCGCGGGCACCGGAGCCTCGGGCTCGGCGCCGGCGGCTGCCCGGCCGGACACGGGGGACAGCGGGGGGACGCACGGGGGCCGGCTGGGCGCGGGCGACACCCGCGGCGGCGCCCTGGAGGACCCGACAGCCTTCGGCGACCCTTCCGGCACCGGCACCCCGCGGGGCGGGGAGTTCGGCGGCGCGAGAGGGAACCACTCCCCCTCCGACCCCGCCCAGGCCCGCGGCGGGACGTCGGCCGACCCGGCGCGGGGCGGCCGTACCGCCGCCTCCCGGGCCCAGGGCAGCCCCGCGCAGCACGGCCCGTCCGGCGCCCCCGCGCCCCACGGCAGCCCGTCACAGCACCGCCCGTCCGGCGACGACCCGTCCCCCGGCGGCGTTTCCCGCCGGGGCGCCGACTCCGCCGAGCACGCCCGGATCGATGACGCCGCGGACCTTCCCGACGGCGGCCGCCGCAAGGGCACCCCCCTGCGCGGCACCGACGTACCGCAGGGCCTGCGCAAGCGCGGCGGGCTCGGCGCGTGGGCACGGCGGCTGGCCGGCGGGCGCGGCGAGCAGAGCGTGGCGACGGACCGGAGCGAGGCGTACGACGAGGAGAGGGCCGACCCGGTGACGGAGGCCGTGGCCGGTGCGTCCCAGCTGCCGGAGACCTGGCCGGACCCGGCGGCGCTGCTGCTGACGGCCCTGGGCCCCGGGCCCCGGCTGTGGGAGCGCGGCCCGGGGCATCCGGAGGCGCTGACGGCGCGGCTGGGCACGGCCGACCGGGCGGCGCCCGACGGCTCGGGGCTGCTGCCCGCGGTCCCGGTGACCGCCGATCTGCGCGAGGTCGGCTCGCTGGGGCTGGCCGGCCCCCGCGCGCGGCTCGCCGGACTGGCCCGCGCGGTGCTGGCCCAGCTCGCCGCGCTGCACTCCCCCGACACCCTGGAGATGGTCCTGCTCAGTGCGGACCGCTCCCGCCCGGCCGCGGAGCGCGCCGCCGAGTGGTCCTGGCTCGGCTGGCTCCCGCATCTGCGCCCGGGCCACGGCCAGGACTGCCGTCTCCTCCTCGCCTACGACCGCGAACAGGCGACGGCGCGCACGGAGGAGCTGCTCAGACGCCTGGAGGACGCGCCCGCACCGCCCCCGGCGGTGGCGCCCCGGCGCCCCTCCTGGGCGCAGGACGACGACACCGCCGACGCGAGCGGCTTCGCGGGGCCGTACACCGTCCTCGTCGTGGACGGCGACCCCGGCGGCGCCGATGTGCGCGAGGCCGTGGCGCGGCTGGCGCTGGAGGGGCCGCGGGCCGGGATCCATGTGCTGTGCCTCGCCGAGACGTCACCCGCCTCGCCCGCGTCGCCGGTGACGGAGACGTACGAGGCGGCGTGCACGGCGGCGCCGACGTTCCGCGCGTGCGGGGCGGTCGCGCTGCTCAGCGGCGATGTCGCGACGGCCCTGCGGCTGCTGCGGGTCGCGCGGGTCACCGGCGACCACGCCTCCGCCGGCGAGCCCCCGGCCGGCCCCGTGGGCCATGGCACCGTCGCCGCCGTCGACGCCGTCTCCCCCGCCTGGGCGGAGCGGTTCGCGCGGGCGCTCGCCCCGCTGCGCACGGACGGGGTCGGAGCGGAGCGGCACGCGCGCGTGTCCGCGCCGCTGCCCCAGATGGCCCGACTGCTGGACGAGTTGGGGCTGGCCAGGGCCACCCCGGCGTCGCTGATGGCCCGCTGGGCGGCCGCGGCGGACGACCCCGAGGCGCTCGGCGGACGGGCCTGGGCCGTGCTCGGCGCCGGACCGCGCGGGCCGGTCGGCGCGGACCTCGTGGCGGACGGCCCGCATCTGCTGATCGAGGGACCGGCGGGCAGCGGCCGTACGGAACTGCTGCGGGCGGTCGTCGCCTCGCTGGCGGCGGCCGAGCGTCCCGACCGGCTGAGCATCGTCCTGATGGACGGCCGGGACGGCGTCAGCGCGGGCGCGGGGCACGGGGAAGGGCTGCGGGTCTGTACCGACGTACCGCATGTGACCACCCACCTCGCCGCCAACGACCCCGTCCGGATGCGGGAGTTCGCGCAGTCGCTGAGCGCCGAGCTGAAGCGGCGGGCGGAGCTGCTGGGCCGGTCCGACTTCGCCGAGTGGCACACCGGCCGTGAGCTGTCGGGCCGTATGGTCGCCCAGCGCGGCGCCGCCGGCACCGGCGACCTGGACAGCCCGCCCAGCTCCACGATGCGCCTGCGCCCGGGCGCGGCCCGTCAACGCACCGAGCCGGCGCCCCCGTTGCCCCGCCTCGTGGTCGTCGTCGACGACCTCGACGCGCTGGTCTCGCCCCCGCTGGGCTCCCCCGGCAGACCGTCGGCGGGCTCGGTGATGCGGGCCCTGGAAGCCGTCGCGCGGGAGGGCGAGCGGCTCGGCGTCCATCTGGTCGCGGCGGCGGCCTCCGGCGGCCGTACGGCGGAGTCGGAACCGGCGCGGCGGGCGCCGCTGCGGATCGTGCTGGACGCGGTGACGGCGGGGCCGGACGAACCGGCGCCGGGGCGTGGCCGGTTGACCTGGGCGGACGGTCGTACGACCGCGTTCCAGGGCGGGCGGGTCACCGGCCGCATCCCGCGCACGGCGACGCTGCGGCCGACCGTGGTCCCCCTGGACTGGCAGCGGATGGGCGACCCACCGACCCGGCGCCCGGTACGCGAGTTGGGGAACGGCCCGACGGACCTGGCCCTGCTGGCCAGCGCGTTGGAGCGGGCGGCCCGGGAGGTCGCGGCCACGGAGGTGCCGTCCCTCCTCTAG